The sequence GGTGGCGATGTTGTAGACCTCACCGGGCTCGGCTTTGGTCACCGCCAGCCAGTAGGCACGAACCATGTCGCGCACGTCGGTGAAGTCGCGAATCGCGTCGAGGTTGCCGACTCGGATCACCGGATCCTGCAGACCGTGCTCGATGGCGGCGATCTGGCGCGCGAAGTTCGACATCACGAAGACCTCGCCGCGGCGCGGTCCGGTGTGGTTGAAACCACGGGTGCGAATCGCCTTGATGCCGTAGCTCTGGAAGTACTGGTAGGCGAGGTAGTCCTGGGTCACTTTGGAGACCGCGTAGGGCGACAGCGGCCGCAGCGGGTTGGTCTCCTTGATCGGCGTCTCGTCGGGATAGACCAGACCGTACTCCTCGCTCGAACAGGCGATTTGGACGACCGGATCGAGCTCGAGCTCGCGGATCGCCTCGAAGAGATTGGTCTGCCCCTCGATGTTGGTCGACAGGGTTTCCGCCGGCGCCGTCCAGCTCGACGGCACGAAGCTCTGCGCCGCGAGATGAAAGATGTAGTCCGGCCGCACCTCGGAGAGCAGGCGGTGGACCGACGAGTAGTCCTTGAGGTCCGACTCGATCAGCCGCACCCGGTCGCCCAGATGCTCGATGTTCTCCCGCCGGCTGCGCCAGCGATAGGTGCCAAAGACCTCCACCTGCGGCTGCTCCGCCAGCAGGTAGTCGGCGAGGTGGGAACCGGCGAAACCCGTGATTCCCGTGATCAGCGCTCTCATCCTCATCTCCTCTGGCGCAATCCCGCCAGGTACTCGACCAATCCGGACTCCCAGGTGGGAACCCGCTCCCCGACCAGGCTCTCGTAACGCGCGACGTCGAGAACCGAATAGGCCGGTCGGGGTGCCGGTCGTGGAAACTCATCGGTGGTGACCGGAAGCACCTCGACGGTGTCGTTCCAGTGCCGCGCGATCTCCCGGGTGAAGCCATACCAGGTGACCGCGTCCCGATTGCAGTAGTGCAGGATCCCCGTGGTGCGCAGCTCGGCCAGCCGCCACAGGGCCTCGGCAAGGAACGGAGTATATGTCGGACAGCCCTTCTGGTCATCGACCACCCGCAGCTGCTGGTGCCCGGAGTCCATCAACCGCACCATGGTGGCGGCGAAGTTGGGTCCGCCGGGACCGAACAACCAGCTCACCCGCACCGCCAGGCCATGCTCGTAGGCGAGGGCCTGCTGCTCGCCGAGCAGCTTCGAGCGGCCGTAGGCGGAAGCCGGCGCCGTCGGATGGTCTTCGCCGTAGGGCGAGGTCGCCTGGCCGTCGAAGACGTAGTCCGTCGAGACCTGCACCAGGTGGGCACCCACCCGGCGAGCGGCGGGGACCAGGTGGCCGACGGCATGGCCGTTGACCTGGTCGGCGAGCGCCGACTGCGCTTCGCAATCGTCGACCTTGGTGAAGGCGGCGCAGTTGAAGATCACCTCCGGGCGCTGCTCGTCGACCCACCGCCCGACGGCGGCGCCATCGGTGATGTCGGCCCGCTGTCGGCCCAGGGCTTCGACCGTCGCGCCGCGTCGCTGGCCTTCGGCCGCCACCGCCTGGCCGAGCATGCCTTCGCCTCCGAAGACCAGCGCCCGCATCACGGCACCCCGACTTCGGAGTTGTCACCCACCATGAAGCGATAGGCCTTTGGCTTGAGGTCGCTCTTGAAGATGCGGGCGTTGCGCCCGATCAAGGAGCCGTCGATGCGCACTCCGACCTGGTGGATCTCGCTGCCGGCGAGGACGATCGAGTTCTCGATCTCGCAGTCCGAGAGGACGCAGTCCTCGCCGATCGAGGTGTAGGGCCCGACGAAGGTGTTGTTCAAGCGAGCGCCAGGGCCGATCACCACCGGTCCCCGGATGGTGGAATCGACGATCTCGACGCCCTCCCCGAGGTCCACCCGGCCCTCGATCGAGCTGCCACCACCGACGGAGCCTCCGCGCCGGTTCTGGACGTTCTCGAGGACGATGCGGTTGGCCTCCAGCATGTCCTCGAGCTTGCCGGTGTCCTTCCACCAACCGCGCACCTTGTGGGGATGAACGTCGAGGCCGCGATCGATCAGGTTCTGGATCGCGTCGGTGATCTCGAGCTCGCCGCGGCCGGACGGCTCGATGGCCTTGGCCGAGGCCATGATCTCGGGACCGAACATGTAGACGCCGACCAGAGCGAGATTGCTCTTCGGCTCCGCCGGCTTCTCCACCAGGCGGCGGATCTTGCCGCCCTCGGCGAGCTCGGCGACGCCGAACTGCTGCGGATTGGGAACCTCCGCCAGCAGGATCTGGGCAGCGCAGTCGAGGGAGCGAAACTCGTCCACCAGGCTGGTGATGCCGCCGGCGATCAGGTTGTCACCGAGGTACATCACGAAGGGGTCGTCGCCGAGGAACTCCTCCGCCACCAAGACCGCATGGGCCAGGCCGAGGGGCGCCTCCTGCGGGATGTAAGTGACCTGGGCCCCGAAACGCGAGCCATCGCCGACGGCGGCGCGAATCTCGTCGCCGGTGTCCCCCACGACGATGCCGATATCGGTGATTCCGGCCGCCACGATCGACTCGATGCCGTAGAACAGCACCGGCTTGTTGGCCACCGGCACGAGCTGCTTGGCGGAGGTGTAGGTCAGAGGGCGCAGGCGGGTACCCTTGCCGCCGGAAAGGATCAGGCCTTTCATGGATTCTCTCTTTCTTTCGTCGCCCGCCCTCGCGCCTGCGAGGGCTTCGCGAGACTGCCTCGCGAAGTGGGATGGAATGGGGTTGATCGAGAGAGATACGCCCCACTGGCGCCGATGGTTTGAAACATGGCGATATTAGAACTTCTTGAATATTTACTACTGGTACCGACCCGTCAGATCGAGGAAGGTGCCGACGTTCTTGAGCGTGAAGGCAAAGCGGTAGTCGGTCTCGTCGCGGTTGCCGGCCCGGTAGTCCCGCAGCTCCAGTCGCAGGCTGTAGCAGTCGGCATGGTAGTCCATGAACAAACGGCTTTCCTGCAGCTCGTCGCGCTCGATGTCGTAGTCCGCCGAGAGGCGGAACTTGAGGCGCTTCGGAATGACGTCGAAGTTGGTCCCGAAGCGGAGCTGATCGGTGCGGGTCTCACCGGTTTCGGCGACGTAGGAACGGTTCCACCGCAGGTCGACGCCAGCCCGTTTGCCGCGCCAATCGGAGGTCAGAGAGGTGCTCAGCAGCTGACTGAACAGCGGGCTGTAGATCGCCGTCGCCCGCAAACTGGTGTCGTCGCTCGGCTTGAAGCGCACCAGGGCGTCGAGGGGGCTCCCCTGGGAGGTCATGCCGGCGGGGTTGCTCTCGAAGGGCCGATCGTCGTCGAAGCTGTAGCGCCGGCCGAGCTCGAAGGTGAGCAGATTCCAGGAACCGCCCTTGGACTCGTCCCGCGGCTTGGCCTTGATGCGGTTGACCAGGGCGACGCGGGCGAAGTTGCCGGACGAGAAGCCGTCGATGCGATTGTCGAATCCCGGCACCGCCGCCTGCTCGTCGAAGTCGCCGACGAAGGTGTAGGTGACCCGCGGCTCGATGATGTGGCGCAGCTTGGCGATGCGGCCGCCGCGGCGATCGAAAACCCGTGAAAAGGACGGACCGACGATCTCGGCTCCGGCCACCGGAAAGCTCCGGGTCAGGCTCTCACCGGTGAAACCCTGGCGCGTGGAATCGAGGCTGTCGCCATACCAGGTGAAGCGCTGACCGCCGCTGACGGACATCGACAGCCAGGAAACCGGGCTGGCCGAGAAGGTCAGCTCCGGCTGAATATCGAAGCGCCCGTAATCGGAAACATACGTCTGCGAGCGATCGACGGAGAGGTAGGACACGGAGCTGTTGAGCCTGACCGAAAAGGGCGTCCGGCCGAGCTGCGTCGCGCGCAGCCGATACTCGAGCTCCGGCAGTCGGCGATCGGTCGAGGTGGTGCCGTTGTTGAAGGTCTCGCGATCGGTGATCTGGAAGTTCACCAGGTGCGGCCCCCAGCTGCCGGAAACGAACGCTCGAGACTCCTCGAAGCGACGCGAGGCGCGGTCGAAATCACGTTCGAAGTCGCGGAAGAAGTCGAAGTCCGAGGTGTCGCGAAAGGTCACCACGCCGCGCATGCCGAAGGGCAGGTCGTTCTGCTCGTGATTGAGCTCGAGCTTCCAGCGCCAGTCGTCGAGATCGTCGTCGCGAATGATGTAGCCGCGGAAGGTGCCCTCGGTGCCCTCCGTCGGGCGGTAGCGAAACTCGTTGCCGAGGCCGAGGAAGCCCTCGCTGTAGCCGTCGACGAAAAAGGTCGTGTCGTAGCTCCGGCCGAGGGTCTGGTAGTAGGCCAGGCCGAGGTAGGCACCGCGCCGATCGGAGTACCCCAAGTTGGGCACCAGCAGGCCGGAGCTGCGGTCGCGCTTGGTCGGCCACAGAATGTAGGGCGAGTAGAGCACCGGCGCCTTCTTGAGGCGGAAGGAAGCGTGCCGCACGCGGGCATAGCCCTCGACTTCGATGCGCGCCTTGCCGAGCCGGAAGCTCCAGTCCGGCACTTCACCTTCGCAGGAGGAGAAGATGCCGTCGACGACGGTGTAGACGTCGTCTCCGACCTTGGCGACCTCGGAGCCGGAGAAGAAATAGTCGGACGCGACGTGGGCG is a genomic window of Acidobacteriota bacterium containing:
- the rfbD gene encoding dTDP-4-dehydrorhamnose reductase, which produces MRALVFGGEGMLGQAVAAEGQRRGATVEALGRQRADITDGAAVGRWVDEQRPEVIFNCAAFTKVDDCEAQSALADQVNGHAVGHLVPAARRVGAHLVQVSTDYVFDGQATSPYGEDHPTAPASAYGRSKLLGEQQALAYEHGLAVRVSWLFGPGGPNFAATMVRLMDSGHQQLRVVDDQKGCPTYTPFLAEALWRLAELRTTGILHYCNRDAVTWYGFTREIARHWNDTVEVLPVTTDEFPRPAPRPAYSVLDVARYESLVGERVPTWESGLVEYLAGLRQRR
- a CDS encoding glucose-1-phosphate thymidylyltransferase, with the protein product MKGLILSGGKGTRLRPLTYTSAKQLVPVANKPVLFYGIESIVAAGITDIGIVVGDTGDEIRAAVGDGSRFGAQVTYIPQEAPLGLAHAVLVAEEFLGDDPFVMYLGDNLIAGGITSLVDEFRSLDCAAQILLAEVPNPQQFGVAELAEGGKIRRLVEKPAEPKSNLALVGVYMFGPEIMASAKAIEPSGRGELEITDAIQNLIDRGLDVHPHKVRGWWKDTGKLEDMLEANRIVLENVQNRRGGSVGGGSSIEGRVDLGEGVEIVDSTIRGPVVIGPGARLNNTFVGPYTSIGEDCVLSDCEIENSIVLAGSEIHQVGVRIDGSLIGRNARIFKSDLKPKAYRFMVGDNSEVGVP
- a CDS encoding GDP-mannose 4,6-dehydratase, whose amino-acid sequence is MRALITGITGFAGSHLADYLLAEQPQVEVFGTYRWRSRRENIEHLGDRVRLIESDLKDYSSVHRLLSEVRPDYIFHLAAQSFVPSSWTAPAETLSTNIEGQTNLFEAIRELELDPVVQIACSSEEYGLVYPDETPIKETNPLRPLSPYAVSKVTQDYLAYQYFQSYGIKAIRTRGFNHTGPRRGEVFVMSNFARQIAAIEHGLQDPVIRVGNLDAIRDFTDVRDMVRAYWLAVTKAEPGEVYNIATGNGIHIHEMLDRLIALSTVEVRIETDPERLRPSDVEILIGDASKFKADTGWEPRVPFEQTLRDILDYWREKLAPRSKTVATS
- a CDS encoding putative LPS assembly protein LptD, with product MRGLRTLVWLWCAGGLLLGAGGPLTAQTVSPEDEAAAAPPAEVAGEVPAEPQKPADVAEFKLPFPEERGGGTVSGWARDLEFERDDFVVLAGSVRLEYQDIVLQADRVAVDLSTQLATAEGNVILDQGPRRVAGESAEFNLEDKTGVFREATAHVASDYFFSGSEVAKVGDDVYTVVDGIFSSCEGEVPDWSFRLGKARIEVEGYARVRHASFRLKKAPVLYSPYILWPTKRDRSSGLLVPNLGYSDRRGAYLGLAYYQTLGRSYDTTFFVDGYSEGFLGLGNEFRYRPTEGTEGTFRGYIIRDDDLDDWRWKLELNHEQNDLPFGMRGVVTFRDTSDFDFFRDFERDFDRASRRFEESRAFVSGSWGPHLVNFQITDRETFNNGTTSTDRRLPELEYRLRATQLGRTPFSVRLNSSVSYLSVDRSQTYVSDYGRFDIQPELTFSASPVSWLSMSVSGGQRFTWYGDSLDSTRQGFTGESLTRSFPVAGAEIVGPSFSRVFDRRGGRIAKLRHIIEPRVTYTFVGDFDEQAAVPGFDNRIDGFSSGNFARVALVNRIKAKPRDESKGGSWNLLTFELGRRYSFDDDRPFESNPAGMTSQGSPLDALVRFKPSDDTSLRATAIYSPLFSQLLSTSLTSDWRGKRAGVDLRWNRSYVAETGETRTDQLRFGTNFDVIPKRLKFRLSADYDIERDELQESRLFMDYHADCYSLRLELRDYRAGNRDETDYRFAFTLKNVGTFLDLTGRYQ